GCGTTTCTTTCAAAACGATCAAATCCGGCCCGTACAAAGACATTATGGCCTTTGACCGAGAGCTGACAGAACCGGAAAAAAATATACTCCAAGAGCTGATCGACACCAGTTACCTACAGTTCGTGCAAACGGTTGCCGAGGCACGGAAGCTCACAGTAGAAACTGTTCGGAGTTTCGCAGACGGACGCATTTTTACAGGAGAACAAGCGTTACAATTGGGTGTAGTCGATCGCTTGGGTACTGAGGAAGATGCCCGCCGCTGGGCAGCAGAATTGGCGGGACTCGACCCCGAAAAAACCCGCTGCTACAACTTTGAAGAACGCAAACCCGTCTTGAGTCGCCTGCTGTCGGGAAACAACCAGAAGGTATCTGGACTATCATCTGGTATGGAGTGGTTAGAGTTTGAAATGTCTACCAACGGTCTGCCGCTGTGGATCTATAGACCTTAAAGTTGAGACAAAAAGTGGTTTGTAGTTCATATAGCAGGTTTTGTTAACATTGCACGGGGCACTGCTGACTTTTCAGCAGTGCTTCAGCCATAATGACAACGGCTTTTGAGTTTATCTATCCATCGATCGTATTTATATTCGCGTTGATAATAAGGAGGATTTTTGCGTGGAGTGGCGAGTTAAAGCAATTCGTGGGGCAACCACTGCCTCGGAAAATTCGGTTGAGGCAATTCGAGAAGCAGTCACAGAACTGCTAGACGAACTGGAAAAGCGCAATCATTTAGACCCCAACGATATCATAAGTGCGATTTTCTCTGCCACCCGCGATTTGGATGCGATTTTCCCGGCGGCGATCGCTCGTCGCCGTCCCGGTTGGGAAAACGTTCCTCTGTTAGATGTCCAGCAGATGCACGTTCCGGGAGACTTAGACCGCTGCATTCGCTTCCTCATCCACGTTAATCTTCCATATCCTCACGTCAAAATTTACCATCCCTATTTGCGGAAAGCCCAAAACCTCAGACCTGATTGGAGTTTACCCGCAAGTACGCTGTCGCTTTAGGGATTAGGGATTAGGGATTAGGGGCTAGGGGAAAGAGGGAGAGAGAAGAAATTCCTACTTTTGACTTTTGACTTTTGACTTTTGACTTTCCCTAACCCCTTTTCCCCAGGCTTGCTCTATTCATGAGAATTAGGTTAAATTTAATTAAGATTTGTTTGCCGTTATCATTTTTGTGTTTTACAAATCGCCCCTCTGGCGATTGATGTGAGACATCGGCTGAAAAATCAAGCAATTATCTGACTCGGTTAAAAATCGCAATTGGTGTAGATCGGTAACCAGTTAGTCGTACTCGCAATTAGAGGCCACCCATCTATGAAATTTTCTTGGAGAGTCGTATTACTGTGGACGTTGCCTGCTTTAGTCATTGGTTTTTTCCTGTGGCAAGGAGCATTTGCAACATCTGCCATCGACGCCAGCAGAAACACCGCCAGTACCCGCATGACCTACGGTCGCTTTTTGGATTACCTGGATAGCGGTCGAGTTACCAGTGTCGATTTATACGAAGGTGGCAGAACCGCAATTGTCGAAGGTATCGATCCGCAACCGGAACTGAGCAATCAACTGCAACGGTGGCGAGTCGATTTACCTGCAAACGCCCCGGAACTGATTTCCAAGTTTAAAGAAGAAAAAGTTAGCTTTGCCATCCATCCGATTCGCAACGATGGCGCAATTTGGGGATTATTAGGTAATCTCGTTTTTCCAATACTTTTAATAGCAGGATTGTTTTTCCTCTTCCGTCGCTCTAGCAACATTCCCGGTGGCCCCGGACAAGCGATGAGTTTTGGCAAATCCCGCGCTCGCTTCATGATGGAAGCTAAAACTGGTGTCAAATTTGACGATGTGGCCGGGATCGAAGAAGCTAAAGAAGAACTGCAAGAAATCGTCACTTTCTTGAAACAACCGGAACGTTTCAGCGCTGTAGGAGCTCGCATTCCCAAAGGGGTGTTGCTGGTTGGCCCTCCCGGAACTGGTAAAACTTTGCTGGCCAAAGCAATTGCCGGTGAAGCAGGCGTTCCTTTCTTCAGTATCTCCGGTTCGGAATTCGTTGAAATGTTTGTCGGTGTGGGCGCTTCCCGCGTGCGCGACTTGTTCAAAAAAGCAAAGGAAAACGCCCCCTGTCTGATCTTCATCGATGAAATTGATGCGGTCGGACGGATGCGCGGTACTGGTATCGGCGGCGGTAACGACGAACGGGAACAAACTCTCAACCAGCTGCTGACGGAAATGGATGGTTTTGAAGGTAACAGCGGTATCATTATCATCGCGGCTACTAACCGTCCTGATGTTCTCGACGCGGCTTTGTTGCGTCCGGGACGCTTTGACAGGCAGGTGACAGTTGATACACCGGATATTAATGGCCGGTTGGAAATTCTCAAAGTCCACGCCCGTAATAAGAAATTAGCAGAAGAAATTTCTTTGGATGCGATCGCTCGTCGCACTCCCGGATTTAGCGGTGCGGATTTGGCGAATTTGCTCAACGAAGCGGCAATTCTGACTGCACGTCGCCGCAAAGAAGCAATTACTATGCTGGAAATCAACGATGCGGTTGACCGGGTTGTGGCCGGGATGGAAGGTACGCCTTTGGTGGATAGCAAGACGAAGCGTTTGATTGCTTATCACGAAATCGGTCACGCGATCGTCGGTACGCTGCTCAAAGACCACGACCCGGTACAAAAAGTTACCTTGATTCCTCGCGGTCAAGCTCGCGGTTTGACTTGGTTCGCTCCTAACGAAGAGCAAGGTTTGGTTTCCAGAGGCCAACTGAAAGCACGCATTACTGCTGCTTTGGGCGGTCGTGCGGCAGAAGACGTGATCTTCGGCGATGCTGAGGTGACTACTGGTGCTGGTGGCGACTTGCAACAAGTTGCGGGGATGGCGCGGCAAATGGTGACGCGCTTCGGGATGTCGGACTTAGGCCCGCTGTCGTTGGAAAGTCAAAGCAGCGAGGTGTTTCTGGGTCGGGACTTGATGACGCGATCGGAGTATTCTGAAGAAATTGCATCTCGTGTTGATACTCAGGTACGCAAGATTGTGGAGCATTGTTACGAGGATGCGAAGCGGATGATTCGCGAGAATCGGACTGCGATCGATCGAGTGGTGGATCTTTTGGTGGAAAAAGAAACGATCGAGGGTGAAGAGTTTCGGCAGATCGTTGCTGAGTACACTGTTCTACCGGAGAAGGAACAGTACGTAGCTCAATTTTAATCTCAACACTCTAGGTGAATGGTTTGAAGGGGATGGTGTAAATCATCCCCTTTTTTTGTGAATGCCCAAAAGTGATTTTGGGAAGCCTACACCGTAATCTTTGATTCGGTGTAGGAGGATGTCACTAGCAACGCACAGAAACCGCTATCGCGGTTGATAGTGGGGACAATCTTGACATGGCCCTAACGGATTGACTGTACAACGCAGGTAGGGCGAACGAGCATTAAATTTACAGCTGGTGTCACCAATGTATTCGAGTTCAGCAGGTGGCGGCGATATAACCAGGGGTGCAAGGGCAGCTCTATCCATCGCAATTCTCAGCCTTTCTCGCGCTCGCGCCTCTGCTTTACGCATCACCCATACAGAAATTAGCGGCGGTATTAAAGCAACCAAAAAAATTAACAATGTCTTCAGCACACTCGTCTGTACCTGTCTTCATTCAAATTTCCTGACTTTAGGATATTCGGTCAGAAACGATATTATCTGGATTAAGCAGCTTTTGGCTGGCTTGTTTCGATTTTGTGCTAACCTCTTTTTAGGGGAGTTAATTCGGTGGTAGAGTTTGTTGTTAGTACACTTACAAGCGCCTCTCCGGATCTAAATCTCTACTTCATCTGATTCTGGAGAGACTTTATGTCAATCTACGTTGGCAATTTATCCTACGAAGTTACACAAGAAGACATCAGCGAAGTTTTCGCTGAATATGGTACTGTGAAGCGCGTTCAGCTTCCTACTGACCGCGAAACGGGTCGCGTGCGCGGCTTTGCTTTTGTGGAAATGGAAGCAGAATCTCAAGAAGCTGCTGCCATCGATGCCCTTGACGGTGCTGAGTGGATGGGTCGCAACCTGAAGGTTAATAAGGCCAAACCCCGTGAGGATAGGGGCGGCGGTCGCGGTGGAGATCGCCGAGGCGGTAATGGTGGTGGGAAATTCTCTTCTCGCCGCTATTAAGCTTTGCAGCTAAGGGATTGCGTAGCAGTTAATTCGGTAAACTCCTGTTCGAGGGTATTCGGTACACTGAATTCCCTTTATTTATGGCTCTACCCGATGTAAGCTGTTTGATTCTCTTAGGCGATGGCTTGCAAGAGCGCACACTCAGCAAACGTTTGCTAAAGCGCTTAACCTAGCGATCGCAACAATCCAGCTACTAGCCCATGCTTAGGAGTAGACACGATGA
The genomic region above belongs to Aerosakkonema funiforme FACHB-1375 and contains:
- a CDS encoding DUF6464 family protein, giving the protein MRKAEARARERLRIAMDRAALAPLVISPPPAELEYIGDTSCKFNARSPYLRCTVNPLGPCQDCPHYQPR
- the aroH gene encoding chorismate mutase, which gives rise to MEWRVKAIRGATTASENSVEAIREAVTELLDELEKRNHLDPNDIISAIFSATRDLDAIFPAAIARRRPGWENVPLLDVQQMHVPGDLDRCIRFLIHVNLPYPHVKIYHPYLRKAQNLRPDWSLPASTLSL
- the ftsH2 gene encoding ATP-dependent zinc metalloprotease FtsH2; translated protein: MKFSWRVVLLWTLPALVIGFFLWQGAFATSAIDASRNTASTRMTYGRFLDYLDSGRVTSVDLYEGGRTAIVEGIDPQPELSNQLQRWRVDLPANAPELISKFKEEKVSFAIHPIRNDGAIWGLLGNLVFPILLIAGLFFLFRRSSNIPGGPGQAMSFGKSRARFMMEAKTGVKFDDVAGIEEAKEELQEIVTFLKQPERFSAVGARIPKGVLLVGPPGTGKTLLAKAIAGEAGVPFFSISGSEFVEMFVGVGASRVRDLFKKAKENAPCLIFIDEIDAVGRMRGTGIGGGNDEREQTLNQLLTEMDGFEGNSGIIIIAATNRPDVLDAALLRPGRFDRQVTVDTPDINGRLEILKVHARNKKLAEEISLDAIARRTPGFSGADLANLLNEAAILTARRRKEAITMLEINDAVDRVVAGMEGTPLVDSKTKRLIAYHEIGHAIVGTLLKDHDPVQKVTLIPRGQARGLTWFAPNEEQGLVSRGQLKARITAALGGRAAEDVIFGDAEVTTGAGGDLQQVAGMARQMVTRFGMSDLGPLSLESQSSEVFLGRDLMTRSEYSEEIASRVDTQVRKIVEHCYEDAKRMIRENRTAIDRVVDLLVEKETIEGEEFRQIVAEYTVLPEKEQYVAQF
- the sppA gene encoding signal peptide peptidase SppA codes for the protein MIWPFKPKFRKQIARIEITGAIAGPTRKWVLEALKTVEEKRFPALLLRIDSPGGTVGDSQEIYSALKRLQEKVKIVASFGNISASGGVYIGMGAQHIIANPGTVTGSIGVILRGNNLERLLEKVGVSFKTIKSGPYKDIMAFDRELTEPEKNILQELIDTSYLQFVQTVAEARKLTVETVRSFADGRIFTGEQALQLGVVDRLGTEEDARRWAAELAGLDPEKTRCYNFEERKPVLSRLLSGNNQKVSGLSSGMEWLEFEMSTNGLPLWIYRP
- a CDS encoding RNA recognition motif domain-containing protein — its product is MSIYVGNLSYEVTQEDISEVFAEYGTVKRVQLPTDRETGRVRGFAFVEMEAESQEAAAIDALDGAEWMGRNLKVNKAKPREDRGGGRGGDRRGGNGGGKFSSRRY